A genomic stretch from Edaphobacter aggregans includes:
- a CDS encoding M20/M25/M40 family metallo-hydrolase, whose protein sequence is MRLLRTVCVLASMLSCVVVEGQSASSDEERGKAWWAHVQYLADDSMQGRLTGSEEYLKAAAYVVDKFKSYGLQPAGVNGGFYQPVKFDVQRVLADKSSMSLVADGKTEPLVLGTDAILGSRAAQVGKVDAPLVFIGYGLHLPEAKYDDFNSAEVPMSELKGKIVVYINGGPADLPGPLKSYARTAPFAKALRDAGAVGAISIPTPKSMDFGWERVASGASQPGMRLAATPDAAAVAAKHPALADEHGAMFGATFNPAEAEKLFAGTGHTFAEILALADAQKPLPRFALNKRVTASVVGEHSQVESPNIVAMLPGSDPVLAKEYVIVSAHLDHLGVGAPIKGKTIYNGAMDDASGVASVLEAAREFGAAKVRPKRSMLFVVFTAEEKGLLGSRYYAGHPTVPEGSIKADLNLDMFMPIFALKKLHVQGLEQSTLAVDAQKVGEAHGIVIAPDPEPDRNSFIRTDQYSFVQAGIPALAFKFGWTAGSPEYKAWRGWLAQRYHSTEDDLSQPVDLAAAAQFNSFFADLARTVADDPATPHYLDSSFFRRFEAGR, encoded by the coding sequence ATGCGTCTGCTTCGCACCGTGTGTGTTCTGGCTTCGATGTTGAGTTGCGTTGTGGTGGAGGGGCAATCGGCTTCGAGTGATGAGGAGCGGGGTAAGGCTTGGTGGGCGCATGTGCAGTACCTGGCGGATGATTCGATGCAGGGGCGGCTGACGGGGAGTGAGGAGTATTTGAAGGCCGCGGCTTATGTGGTGGACAAGTTCAAGTCGTATGGGTTGCAGCCGGCTGGGGTGAATGGTGGGTTCTATCAGCCGGTGAAGTTTGATGTGCAGCGGGTGTTGGCGGATAAGTCTTCGATGAGTTTGGTGGCGGATGGTAAGACGGAGCCGCTGGTGCTGGGGACAGATGCGATTCTGGGGTCGCGGGCGGCGCAGGTGGGGAAGGTGGATGCTCCGCTGGTGTTTATTGGGTATGGGCTGCATCTCCCGGAGGCGAAGTATGACGACTTTAACTCGGCTGAAGTGCCGATGTCGGAGTTGAAGGGGAAGATCGTTGTTTATATCAATGGTGGGCCGGCGGATTTACCGGGGCCGCTGAAGTCGTATGCGAGGACGGCTCCGTTTGCGAAGGCGCTACGGGATGCGGGGGCGGTGGGGGCGATTTCGATACCGACGCCGAAGTCGATGGACTTTGGTTGGGAGCGGGTGGCGAGTGGGGCTTCACAGCCGGGGATGCGGTTGGCGGCTACTCCCGATGCAGCTGCGGTGGCGGCGAAGCATCCGGCGCTGGCGGATGAGCATGGTGCGATGTTTGGGGCTACGTTCAATCCGGCTGAGGCAGAGAAGTTGTTTGCTGGGACGGGGCATACGTTTGCCGAGATACTGGCGTTGGCGGATGCGCAGAAGCCGCTGCCTCGGTTTGCTTTGAATAAGAGAGTGACGGCTTCGGTGGTGGGAGAGCACTCGCAGGTGGAGTCGCCGAATATTGTGGCGATGCTGCCGGGGTCGGACCCGGTGTTGGCGAAGGAGTATGTGATCGTGTCGGCGCATCTGGACCATCTGGGTGTGGGGGCTCCGATCAAGGGGAAGACGATTTATAACGGCGCGATGGACGATGCTTCGGGTGTGGCGTCGGTGCTAGAGGCGGCGCGGGAGTTTGGCGCGGCGAAGGTGAGGCCGAAGCGGTCGATGCTGTTTGTGGTGTTTACTGCTGAGGAGAAGGGGCTGCTGGGGTCGCGGTACTACGCGGGGCATCCGACGGTGCCGGAGGGGTCGATTAAGGCGGATTTGAATTTAGATATGTTTATGCCGATCTTTGCGCTGAAGAAGCTGCATGTGCAGGGGTTGGAGCAGTCGACGCTCGCGGTGGATGCACAGAAGGTGGGTGAGGCGCACGGCATTGTGATTGCGCCGGATCCGGAGCCGGATCGGAACTCGTTTATCAGGACGGATCAGTACAGCTTTGTGCAGGCGGGGATTCCGGCGCTGGCGTTCAAGTTTGGATGGACGGCGGGGTCTCCGGAGTACAAGGCGTGGAGAGGGTGGCTGGCGCAGCGGTATCACTCGACGGAGGATGATTTGTCGCAGCCGGTGGATTTGGCTGCGGCGGCTCAGTTCAATAGTTTCTTTGCGGATTTGGCTCGGACGGTGGCGGATGATCCGGCTACACCGCATTATCTGGATAGCAGCTTCTTTAGGAGGTTTGAGGCGGGACGGTAG
- a CDS encoding HAD family hydrolase — protein sequence MPSLTPRLLIFDLDGTLIDSRIDLCNSINATLLHFGKPQLPDPVIASYIGDGASMLVRRALGDPEGDIHDEEYVTEALTFFLSYYRIHKLDFTYVYPGVIDSLEAIRAAHPDTLMAVLTNKPVNPSRDICDHFGLTRFFFQNYGGNSFHTKKPDPHGLLTLIAEASTIAGDPITPAQTIMIGDSDVDILTARNCGATSIGCTFGLAPHTLAAAQPNYLAHSPTDWPRILKT from the coding sequence ATGCCGTCCCTCACCCCGCGCCTCCTAATCTTTGACCTCGACGGCACCCTCATCGACTCCCGCATCGACCTCTGCAACTCGATCAACGCCACCCTCCTCCACTTCGGCAAGCCCCAGCTCCCTGACCCCGTCATCGCCAGTTACATCGGCGACGGAGCCTCCATGCTCGTCCGCCGCGCCCTCGGTGACCCCGAAGGCGACATCCACGACGAAGAGTACGTCACCGAAGCCCTCACCTTCTTCCTCAGCTACTACCGCATCCACAAGCTCGACTTCACCTACGTCTACCCCGGCGTCATCGACTCACTCGAAGCCATCCGCGCCGCCCACCCCGACACCCTCATGGCCGTCCTCACCAACAAGCCAGTCAACCCCTCCCGAGATATCTGCGACCACTTCGGCCTCACGCGCTTCTTCTTCCAAAACTACGGAGGCAACAGCTTCCACACCAAAAAACCCGACCCCCACGGCCTGCTCACCCTTATAGCCGAAGCCTCCACCATCGCCGGCGACCCCATCACACCCGCCCAAACCATCATGATCGGCGACTCTGACGTAGACATCCTCACCGCCCGCAACTGCGGAGCCACTTCCATAGGCTGCACCTTCGGCCTCGCGCCCCACACGCTAGCCGCCGCCCAGCCCAACTACCTGGCCCACAGCCCCACCGATTGGCCCCGCATCCTCAAAACCTGA
- a CDS encoding DUF4097 family beta strand repeat-containing protein: MQLRILLTAATFAIATTAFAAEARFERTLSTGNAPEVSVSTGSGNINLRAGSDNQVHIIGHVHSNRGWMGGDADSRAQEIANNPPITQSGNEITIGERHNNDLFRNISIDYEVTLPRASVINASSGSGDVDIQGVGASLKAQSGSGNVKAHGIGGAATLGTGSGDIDFDQSAPGDVKAETGSGNIVLRNLSGALKSSTGSGNIEVSGQPTSDWKLSTGSGNIHMAVGSGARFNLDADTGSGTINVQQPITMQGSLNRHHINGAVNGGGPTLRAQTGSGDIQIR, from the coding sequence ATGCAACTCCGAATCCTTCTCACCGCAGCAACCTTCGCCATCGCCACCACGGCCTTCGCCGCCGAAGCCAGATTCGAGCGCACGCTCAGCACTGGCAACGCACCTGAGGTCTCCGTCTCTACCGGCTCCGGCAACATCAACCTCCGCGCCGGCTCCGACAACCAGGTCCACATCATCGGCCACGTCCACTCCAACCGCGGCTGGATGGGCGGAGACGCTGACTCCCGCGCCCAGGAGATTGCCAATAACCCGCCCATCACCCAGAGCGGCAACGAGATCACCATCGGCGAGCGCCACAACAACGACCTCTTCCGCAACATCTCCATCGACTACGAAGTCACCCTCCCGAGAGCCTCCGTCATCAACGCCTCCTCCGGCTCCGGCGATGTTGACATTCAAGGCGTCGGCGCCAGCCTCAAAGCCCAGAGCGGCTCCGGCAACGTAAAGGCCCACGGCATCGGCGGCGCAGCTACTCTTGGCACTGGCTCCGGCGACATCGACTTCGACCAATCCGCTCCCGGCGATGTCAAAGCAGAAACTGGCAGTGGCAACATCGTCCTCCGCAATCTCTCCGGCGCACTCAAATCCAGCACCGGTTCCGGCAACATCGAAGTCTCCGGCCAACCCACCTCCGACTGGAAGCTCAGTACCGGCAGCGGCAACATTCACATGGCCGTCGGCAGCGGAGCCCGCTTCAACCTCGACGCCGATACAGGCTCCGGCACCATCAACGTCCAGCAGCCCATCACGATGCAGGGCAGCCTCAACCGCCACCACATCAACGGCGCCGTCAACGGTGGCGGCCCCACCCTCCGCGCCCAAACCGGCTCCGGCGACATCCAGATCCGCTAA
- a CDS encoding efflux RND transporter periplasmic adaptor subunit produces MATRKSKRNIWIWGGLSFLILAVILGVAVAARGNSTKLEPSQLAKAERGDIARSVVATGKVQPITKVEVKSKASGIVTRLDTDINAHVKQGQVLAQLDQIEIMAQVNAQRAQLAAAESNARAAAAAIQYDKVNAEAPDLPMYKHTYDRALQMSKDGVVSQQALDDAEQKYLAAANTRDKAVAQITVDNSKLHQAQAQTEQAQASLKQLEEQLSYTTITSPMDGVVLSRDVELGDAVSSILVMGSTATLVMTIGDTTQVYVQGKVDESDIGKVYMGQPARIKVESFKDKTFLGKVTKIAPLGVEKDNVTTFEVRVSIENPGGELKANMTANAEILLEEHKGVLTVPEQAVIYDKDRNASVEVPDPKEKKGRRKVSIKAGISNGTRTEVLSGVNAGDTVILQQ; encoded by the coding sequence TTGGCGACACGCAAAAGCAAACGGAATATCTGGATATGGGGAGGCCTCAGCTTCCTCATCCTAGCCGTCATCCTCGGCGTCGCGGTAGCCGCACGCGGCAACAGCACCAAACTCGAGCCCTCCCAACTTGCCAAGGCCGAGCGCGGCGACATCGCCCGTTCCGTCGTCGCCACCGGCAAGGTCCAGCCCATCACTAAGGTCGAGGTCAAATCCAAAGCCTCCGGCATCGTCACTCGTCTCGACACCGACATCAACGCCCACGTCAAGCAGGGACAGGTCCTCGCCCAGCTCGACCAGATCGAGATCATGGCCCAGGTCAACGCCCAGCGCGCCCAACTCGCCGCCGCCGAGTCCAACGCTCGCGCCGCCGCCGCCGCCATCCAGTACGACAAGGTCAACGCCGAAGCCCCCGACCTGCCCATGTACAAGCACACCTACGACCGCGCCCTCCAGATGTCCAAAGACGGCGTAGTCTCCCAGCAGGCTCTTGATGACGCCGAGCAGAAGTATCTCGCCGCCGCCAACACCCGCGATAAAGCGGTCGCCCAGATCACCGTCGACAACTCCAAGCTCCACCAGGCCCAGGCACAGACGGAGCAGGCCCAAGCCTCACTCAAGCAACTTGAAGAGCAGCTCAGCTACACCACCATCACCTCCCCAATGGACGGCGTTGTCCTCTCTCGTGACGTCGAACTCGGTGACGCGGTCAGCTCCATCCTCGTCATGGGCTCCACCGCAACCCTCGTCATGACCATCGGCGACACTACGCAGGTCTACGTACAGGGCAAGGTCGACGAATCCGACATCGGCAAGGTCTACATGGGTCAACCCGCCCGCATCAAGGTAGAGTCCTTCAAGGACAAGACCTTCCTCGGCAAGGTCACCAAGATCGCTCCCCTTGGCGTAGAAAAAGACAACGTCACCACCTTCGAGGTCCGCGTCTCCATCGAAAACCCGGGCGGCGAACTCAAAGCCAACATGACCGCCAATGCTGAAATCCTCCTCGAAGAGCATAAAGGCGTCCTCACTGTCCCCGAGCAGGCCGTTATCTACGACAAGGACCGCAACGCCAGCGTCGAAGTCCCCGACCCCAAGGAGAAGAAAGGCCGCCGCAAAGTCTCCATCAAGGCCGGCATCTCCAATGGCACTAGAACCGAAGTTCTCTCTGGCGTCAACGCAGGAGACACAGTCATCCTCCAGCAGTAG
- the lexA gene encoding transcriptional repressor LexA: MAITRRQKEVIDFLSGFTQKNGYSPSYEEIASGLGLSSLATVHKHITNLQNKGLLQRAHNRSRSIDVLPARSGKKGSDRLPLLGRIAAGKPVEAIETAESISLNDIIGNREVFALEVRGDSMRDEHIVSGDYVLVERTRTAREGEIIVALVDGSDATLKRFYREGNMIRLQPSNTEMAPIYAPATNVSIQGKVLGVLRKYA, from the coding sequence ATGGCTATCACACGGCGGCAAAAAGAGGTCATCGACTTCCTCTCAGGCTTCACGCAGAAGAACGGCTATTCCCCTTCCTACGAGGAAATCGCCAGCGGTCTAGGTCTCAGTTCTCTGGCCACCGTGCACAAGCACATCACCAATCTGCAGAACAAAGGTCTCCTGCAGCGAGCCCACAACCGCAGCCGCTCGATCGATGTACTTCCGGCACGCTCAGGCAAAAAAGGCTCCGACCGCCTTCCACTTCTGGGCCGCATCGCAGCCGGTAAGCCTGTCGAAGCCATCGAAACCGCCGAGAGCATCTCCCTCAACGACATCATTGGCAACCGCGAAGTCTTCGCCCTCGAGGTCCGTGGCGACTCCATGCGCGACGAGCACATCGTCTCCGGCGACTACGTCCTGGTCGAGCGCACTCGCACCGCCCGCGAAGGCGAGATCATCGTCGCACTGGTCGACGGCTCCGACGCCACCCTCAAGCGCTTCTACCGCGAAGGCAACATGATCCGTCTCCAGCCTTCCAACACCGAAATGGCCCCAATTTACGCCCCAGCCACCAACGTCAGCATTCAGGGCAAGGTCCTCGGAGTCCTCCGCAAATATGCCTGA